A stretch of DNA from Streptomyces sp. NBC_00271:
AGCCTGGCCAGGATCGGCAGCGCCGCCCTGGCGAGGGGGCTGTCCAGATTGGGGTTGTCCAGGTACGGAGCGTCGAGGCTGCCCGGCTTCACCTCGTATTCCATAGAGCGATGCCATGAGGCGACCACGAGCGGCCGTGCGCTTGGCTCCTTGGTGACTTCCAGGTAGAGCTCTTTGGCTGCTCTCAGTGAGCTTCCGGGTTGTTGGCGGGGCATTAACACTCCCGTACGGCGCGCGTCACAATCCCTCGGTGCAGTGATTGGACCAGCTCGACGGCGTGACGCCTACGGCATGTATCACATTGAGACATTCGCGGACGGATTCTGAGACATCGACCTGCGATCGGTGACCTGTGTAATCGGCGCACCACCCACCCGCCGACTCGCAGGGAGCCGCTATGAAAGCCGTGCAGGTCATCGAGTACGACGAGCCGCCCGTGTTCGTGGACGTGCCGGACCCGCAGATCACCCGTCCGCTGGATGTGATCGTGAAGATCGGGGGCGCCGGTGTCTGCCGGACCGATCTGCACATCCTCGAAGGACAGTGGAAGGAAAGGAGCGGGGTCGCCCTTCCGTACACGATCGGTCACGAGAACGCCGGTTGGGTCGCGGAGGTCGGGCAGGCCGTCACCAACGTCAAGGTCGGTGACCCGGTCATCCTGCACCCGCTGGTGACCTGCGGTCTGTGCCGCGCCTGCCGGGCCGGCGACGACGTGCACTGCATGAACTCGACCTTCCCCGGGATCGACACCGACGGGGGCTACGCCGAGTACCTGAAGACCACCGCCCGCTCGGTCGTGCCTCTCGACCCGTCCCTCGAGCCGGCCTCGGTGGCGGCCCTGGCCGACGCCGGGCTCACGGCGTACCACGCCGTCGCCAAGGCGGCCCGGGTGCTGCGGCCCGGTGACAAGGCCGTGGTCATCGGCGCCGGCGGACTCGGACACATTGGCATCCAGGTGCTGCGGGCCCTGTCGCCGGTCGAGATGATCGTCATCGACCGCAGCCCCGAGGCCCTCGCGCTGGCCAAGGAGCTCGGCGCCGACCACACGCTCGTCGCGGACGGCAGCGAAGCCGACCGCGTACGGGACCTCACCGCGGGGCACGGGGCGGAGGCCGTCCTGGACTTCGTCGGTGAGGGCGGCGCCGTCGAGACGGGCATGGCCTGCCTGCGCCGCAACGGCAACTACTACGTCATCGGCTACGGCGGCCACCTCCACGTGCCGACGATCGAAGTCATCTCCACGGAGATCAACTTCATCGGCAACCTCGTCGGGTCCTACAACGACCTCTCCGAGCTGATGGTCCTGGCGGCCCAGGGCAAGGTCAGCCTGCACACCCAGCGCTACCCCCTCGCGTCCTTCCAGGACGCCCTCGCCGACCTGGCCGCCGGTGCCGTACGCGGCCGAGCGATCTTGATCCCCTGACACGTCCAAGGAGCACTTCCATGCGCACGAGACCCTACAAGCGGTTCGCCGCCGTCGCGGCCGTCGCGGCCCTGACCGCCACCGCGTGCACCGCCGCCCAGGACCAGGCACAGCAAAAGCCGAAGGAGAAGGCCCCGCTCTTCAGGCTCAACTCGGAGATCAGCTACAAGAAGTACGGCAAGGACTACCCGGACACCAAGGTGGAGGACTTCCCGGGGCCGTGCAGCTATGAGGCGATCAGCCGGAAGGACTACTCCGGGCAGACGCTGAAGATCATCAGCCATGCCGTCCCGGTCATCGGCGAGCCGACCCAGCTGCACGCCAAGCAGTTCGAGGACATCACCGGCGGGAAGGTCGAGGTGGTCAACGTCCCCTTCGGCGAGCTGCATCAGAAGATCCTCACGCCCCTCCAGGCGGGCCAGCCCGCCTACGACGTGATGTTCTACCCCTCGCTGTGGATCGGCGACATGGCCCCGTACCTCGCGCCGGTGCCGCAGAAGTATCTGGACACTCCCGGCATGAAGGACGTCACGGGTACCTATAAGAACGTGGCGACTTGGAACGGAAAGGTCGTGCAGTACCCCATGGACGGGGACCGGCACTACCTCAAGGTCCGCAGCGACGTGCTGAACGACCCCAAGCAGCAGGCGGCCTACAAGGCGGCCACGGGCAAGGAGCTGAGAGTTCCGAAAACCTGGGCCGAATACCAGGACGTCGCCAAGTTCTTCACCGGCAAGGACTTCGATGGCGACGGCAAGCGCAACTACGGCAGTGCCGAGGTGACCAAGCGCGACGATCTGACCTTCTCCGCGTTCATCAGCCGTGCAGCGCCGTACGTGAAGAACCCGGACGTCAAGGGCGGTGTCTTCTTCGACCTTGAGACCATGAAGCCGCTGATCAACACGCCCGGCTTCGTCCGCGCCCTGGACGACATGGTGAAGGCCAAGTCGACCTGGGCACCCGGTGGCGCCAACTTCGGCCTGGGAGACGAGATCTTCTCCTTCGGAGGCGGCCAGACGCTGATGTCGTACTCGTGGGACGACGCCTTCATCCAGGCCCAGCAGCCGGACAGCAGGATCCGCAACAAGGTGCAGGCGGCGCCACTGCCCGGATCCAGCGAGGTCTACAACCGCACCACCAAGTCGTGGGACACGAAGGCGAACCAGGCTCCCTACTTCACCTGGGGCTGGACTTCGGCGGTGGCCAAGGCCTCGCGCCACCAGGAGATGGCCTTTGACTACCTGTGCTTCTTCAGCAACGAGGCCAACACCGCCCTCGACCTGACCATCGGCCGGTTCGGCGTCAACCCCTACCGCTACTCCCACTTCGACCCGAACTTCTGGGAGAGGCTGGGCTGGGACCCGAAGGTAGCCAAGTCGTACGTGAAGACGCTCTCCGGCATGGAGGAGAGCCGCAACCGCGTCTTCGACCTGCGCGTTCCCGGTGTCAACCAGTACATGTCCGCGCTGGCCAACGGTGTCGCCACGGCTCTGGCCGGACAGAGCTCCCCCCAGCAGGCGCTGGACGGCGTGGCCAAGGAATGGTCCAAGATCACCGGCCAGATCGGCAAGGACAAGGTCCAGAGCGCCTATCGCAACGTGGTCGCGCTCGAGGACAACTCGATCCGACCGTAGGACGCCCCGGGTGGCCGGACCGGACCGGCCGGCCACCCGGGGGCGCCCGCCCCCTTCCGCAAGGAGAACCATGGACGGCCTGCGCCGGCACAAGAGCATGTTCCTGCTGCCGGGACTGCTCACGCTCTTTCTGATCATCATTTTCCCGCTTCTGTTCACCATCCGGGTCAGCTTCTCCGGCTGGAACGTCAGCAACCCTCAGATGGACTTCATCGGAGGCGCCAACTACACCGCGATGCTGGACGACAGCCGCTTCTGGGCCTCCATCACCCGGCTGATCCTGCTGGCAGGCGGCACGGTCCTGATCCAGTACGTCATCGGGTTCGGTATGGCCCTGCTGGTCTGGCGCGAGGCACGCGGCCGCAGATTCTGGCGGGTGCTGTTCCTCGTCCCCATGATGACTACGCCCGTGGTGATGGCCGCCATCTGGCAGACGATCTTCCATGAGTCGCTGGGGCCGGCGAACGATCTGCTGGGGATGCTGGGTCTGACGAAAGTTCCCTGGCTCACCGAGTCCGGTCCGGCGCTGGTCGCGCTGATGACCGTCGAGGTCTGGCAGTGGACCCCCTTCATGTTCCTGTTGCTGCTGGCCGGCCTGCTCAGCCTTCCCAAGGAACCGTTCATGGCCGCCGCGATCGACGGCGCCGGCACCTGGCGCACCTTCTGGAAGGTGACCTTCCCGCTGATGGCGCCGGTCTCGGTCGCGGCGGTCATCATCCGGCTGATCGAGGCGTCCAAGCTCTCCGACAGCGTCTATGTACTGACGTCCGGCGGGCCGGGCTCCTCCACGGAGACCCCGGGTTACTACCTCTACATCCAGGGGCTCCGCGATCAGCAGACCGGCTACGGCGGGGCGATGTCCCTGACCTACCTCGCCCTGATGATCGTCACGCTCACGGTCATCGCCGCCCTGCTCACCAGGGCCTTCAAGCTGAAGGGGGACTCATGAGGTCGCGCCTTTATCCCGTATTCAAGTACACCGTGATCGCCCTGTGGGCCTGCTTCGTCGCGGGACCGTTCTTCTGGGCGATGACGACCAGCTTCAAGAACGCCAACGCCGTCCAGGGCGGTCCCACCTACATCCCCTGGGTGCAGTACAAGCCCACCCTCACCGGCTGGCGCAACATCTTCGGCGGAGCCGGCGGTATCGATGTGATCGATCCCTTCGTCAACAGCGCGATCATCACCATCGCCGCGTCCGCCATCAGCCTGGCCCTGGGGTCCCTGGCCGCCTACGCGCTGTCCCGGTACCGGTTCAAGCTGGGCTTCATCAAGAACAGCGACATCGTCTTCTTCTTCGTCTCCCAACGGATCATGCCCCCCGTCGTCCTGGTGATCCCCTTCTTCTACCTCCTGCAGTGGGGTGGCCTCCTGGACAGCATCCCGGGCCTGGTCATCGTGACGGTCGCGCTGCTGCTGCCCATCGCGGTCTGGGTGATGGTGGACTTCTTCAACGGCATCCCCCGGGAGATCGACGAGATGGCGATGCTCGACGGCTGCCCCCCGTTCCAGACCTTCGTACGGGCGATCCTGCCGAACTCCCTGCCCGGGCTGACCGTGGCGGCGATGTTCTGCGCCGTGTTCGGCTGGAACGACTTCTTCTTCGCCTTCCGGCTGACCTTCACCGAGGTCCAGACCCTGCCCCAGGCGGTCGTCGCCCTCAACTCCTCCATTCCACCATGGTGGACGCTGTCCGCCGCCGCGCTCTTCGGCGTGGCGCCTCTGATCCTGCTCGCCCTCTGGGTGGAGCGCCTACTGTCCAAGGGGAACCTGTCGGGAGCCGTCCGATGAACCTCAGCGCCACTGATCTGTGCCTGACCGTCGACGGCGTCGACCACCTCAAGAACGTGACCGCCACCTTCCAGCCGGGACGGCTCCACACCGTCATCGGCCGGACGATGGCCGGGAAGACGACGCTGCTGCGGGCCCTGGCCGGCCTGCAGAAAGTGGACTCCGGCTCGCTGACCCGGGCGGGAACCGACTTCCTGAAGACGCCGGTGTGGCGGCGCGACACCGCCATGGTCTACCAGCAGTTCATCAACTACCCGCATCTCAATGTGTACAACAACGTGGCCTTCCCGCTGAAGCGGGCCGGGCTGTCACGGGACGAAATCCAGCGACGGGTCCGGCAGAGCCTGGCGAGCGTGGGGCTTGCAGACTTCGAGAAGCGCAAGCCCTCCCAACTCTCCGGCGGCCAGCAGCAGCGCGTCGCGATGGCTCGCGCCCTGGCCCGCGGTACCGGCATCCTCCTGCTCGACGAGCCACTCGCGAACCTGGACTACAA
This window harbors:
- a CDS encoding carbohydrate ABC transporter permease; this encodes MRSRLYPVFKYTVIALWACFVAGPFFWAMTTSFKNANAVQGGPTYIPWVQYKPTLTGWRNIFGGAGGIDVIDPFVNSAIITIAASAISLALGSLAAYALSRYRFKLGFIKNSDIVFFFVSQRIMPPVVLVIPFFYLLQWGGLLDSIPGLVIVTVALLLPIAVWVMVDFFNGIPREIDEMAMLDGCPPFQTFVRAILPNSLPGLTVAAMFCAVFGWNDFFFAFRLTFTEVQTLPQAVVALNSSIPPWWTLSAAALFGVAPLILLALWVERLLSKGNLSGAVR
- a CDS encoding NAD(P)-dependent alcohol dehydrogenase, whose amino-acid sequence is MKAVQVIEYDEPPVFVDVPDPQITRPLDVIVKIGGAGVCRTDLHILEGQWKERSGVALPYTIGHENAGWVAEVGQAVTNVKVGDPVILHPLVTCGLCRACRAGDDVHCMNSTFPGIDTDGGYAEYLKTTARSVVPLDPSLEPASVAALADAGLTAYHAVAKAARVLRPGDKAVVIGAGGLGHIGIQVLRALSPVEMIVIDRSPEALALAKELGADHTLVADGSEADRVRDLTAGHGAEAVLDFVGEGGAVETGMACLRRNGNYYVIGYGGHLHVPTIEVISTEINFIGNLVGSYNDLSELMVLAAQGKVSLHTQRYPLASFQDALADLAAGAVRGRAILIP
- a CDS encoding extracellular solute-binding protein, producing the protein MRTRPYKRFAAVAAVAALTATACTAAQDQAQQKPKEKAPLFRLNSEISYKKYGKDYPDTKVEDFPGPCSYEAISRKDYSGQTLKIISHAVPVIGEPTQLHAKQFEDITGGKVEVVNVPFGELHQKILTPLQAGQPAYDVMFYPSLWIGDMAPYLAPVPQKYLDTPGMKDVTGTYKNVATWNGKVVQYPMDGDRHYLKVRSDVLNDPKQQAAYKAATGKELRVPKTWAEYQDVAKFFTGKDFDGDGKRNYGSAEVTKRDDLTFSAFISRAAPYVKNPDVKGGVFFDLETMKPLINTPGFVRALDDMVKAKSTWAPGGANFGLGDEIFSFGGGQTLMSYSWDDAFIQAQQPDSRIRNKVQAAPLPGSSEVYNRTTKSWDTKANQAPYFTWGWTSAVAKASRHQEMAFDYLCFFSNEANTALDLTIGRFGVNPYRYSHFDPNFWERLGWDPKVAKSYVKTLSGMEESRNRVFDLRVPGVNQYMSALANGVATALAGQSSPQQALDGVAKEWSKITGQIGKDKVQSAYRNVVALEDNSIRP
- a CDS encoding carbohydrate ABC transporter permease, producing MDGLRRHKSMFLLPGLLTLFLIIIFPLLFTIRVSFSGWNVSNPQMDFIGGANYTAMLDDSRFWASITRLILLAGGTVLIQYVIGFGMALLVWREARGRRFWRVLFLVPMMTTPVVMAAIWQTIFHESLGPANDLLGMLGLTKVPWLTESGPALVALMTVEVWQWTPFMFLLLLAGLLSLPKEPFMAAAIDGAGTWRTFWKVTFPLMAPVSVAAVIIRLIEASKLSDSVYVLTSGGPGSSTETPGYYLYIQGLRDQQTGYGGAMSLTYLALMIVTLTVIAALLTRAFKLKGDS